A stretch of Tachyglossus aculeatus isolate mTacAcu1 chromosome 3, mTacAcu1.pri, whole genome shotgun sequence DNA encodes these proteins:
- the LOC119925337 gene encoding olfactory receptor 1019-like, translating into MRRKTTTPLFPAFDFYNNIYQVFLSSSVSSKGIIPPHLSPNHRIRGRKLKYQEKPRVDEGNYSAIAEFIFLVLSNDPDLQIIVFVVFLMIYMITVLGNLGIILLIKIDAQLHTSMYFFLSNLAFLDTCFSCVIAPRIPINFLVERKTISYAGCVTQICFFAALGTTECFLLGAMAYDHFITICHPLHYSAMMSHRISVFLIVGSYMYGFLNSVIHTVFTFSLSISGHQTINHCFCNGPPLLSISCSNTCVNQKLLFVFVNLNGLSMTAIIVVSYAYILFTILKIHSSEGIHKAFTCASHIMVVSTFYGTTCFMYLLPMSSYSLERDKRISVLYTFVIPMLNPLIYSVSNKEMKDAMRKNLVNICKHPHFRD; encoded by the exons ATGAGAAGGAAAACTACAACTCCtctttttccg GCCTTTGATTTTTATAATAACATATATCAAGTCTTCCTGTCCAGCTCTGTTTCATCAAAAGGGATCATCCCACCACACCTTTCCCCAAATCACCGTATTAGAGGTCGCAAACTGAA ATACCAGGAAAAACCCAGGGTGGATGAGGGAAATTACAGTGCCATTGCTGAGTTCATTTTCTTGGTGTTGAGTAATGATCCAGATTTGCAGATCATAGTTTTTGTGGTCTTTCTTATGATATACATGATCACTGTACTGGGGAATCTGGGAATTATACTATTAATCAAGATTGATGCTCAGCTTCATAcctccatgtactttttcctcagcaaCTTAGCTTTCTTGGACACCTGCTTTTCCTGTGTCATTGCTCCCAGGATACCGATCAACTTCTTGGTGGAGAGGAAAACCATTTCCTATGCTGGCTGTGTCACTCAGATATGCTTCTTTGCTGCTCTCGGGACTACAGAGTGCTTTTTGCTGGGTGCCATGGCCTACGATCACTTTATCACCATCTGTCACCCGCTGCATTATTCTGCCATGATGTCCCACAGGATATCTGTCTTCCTTATAGTTGGGTCTTATATGTATGGATTCCTGAATTCTGTGATCCACACGGTTTTCACCTTTAGTTTATCCATCTCTGGGCATCAGACAATTAATCACTGTTTCTGTAATGGCCCACCACTCTTATCTATCTCCTGTTCCAACACATGTGTCAATCAGAAACTGCTTTTTGTGTTCGTTAATTTGAATGGACTCAGCATGACAGCGATCATTGTGGTTTCCTATGCTTACATCCTGTTCACCATCCTGAAGATACACTCTTCTGAAGGCATACACAAAGCCTTCACTTGCGCTTCGCACATCATGGTGGTCTCCACATTCTATGGTACCACCTGCTTTATGTACTTACTGCCAATGTCCAGCTACTCCCTGGAGAGAGATAAAAGAATATCGGTACTTTACACTTTTgtgatccccatgctgaatcccCTGATCTATAGTGTGAGTAACAAGGAAATGAAAGATGCCATGAGGAAG AATTTAGTTAACATTTGTAaacatcctcattttagagattaa